The genomic stretch ttaaattaatttttttttgtatttcaaaaatggATCTTATTATTTCAGAAGTACAAAAAAGATCGGTACTTTGGAATAAATGGGATCCAAAATTTAAAGATCGGGTAGTGGCAGACAGGCATTGGGATTCTGTATCCAAAGAACTTGGAATgtcaagtaaattaatttaaaattatatactgaaTAAACTAgctaaagaaatatattattattacaatattacaatattattatttattatataatatattaatattttatggaataatataatcaggaataataaaaaaattaaataataattgtaataatataattagttccTATGAGCAATACAAATTGAACAATTTGATAGGTTAAAGTTCTATATAGTGGTAATTTATACTTTCCTTAAAATTTAccgaaaaaatcatttttataatttaaaacaatatttatcggttatttatttatttattacaatttattattggaaaaaaaaaatgcttaaattacTTCTTATATTCTCTGCTGCTCTGGATGTTTTGTTATTTCTCACACTTACTGCTAAATCGCTggataaattattcatttggtTTGATATATCTGAGTCCATATAATTTGCTACTCCTTTTTTTCCAAATCTATAATCACATTGTGCAGCATACATATTGCTTTTACAATGTGATCAGCATTGTCTACCTTTGTCTCTATAGACTTCtgcaaaattctaaattttgcTGCTGCTATATCGAAAGCACATTCTATTGTCATTCGTGCTCTGGATAGTCTATAATTAaagtaacttttattttcatcatttaGTAACCTTCTTGGGTATGGTCGCATCATGTATGTTCGCAAAGGAAATGCTTCATCAGCAATGAAAGTATATGGACCaattaagttcgaatttggtaGTTTTTTAGGATAAGGTAGCttcaaagttttattttcaagacgttttataatatttgaatttgataatataccTCCATCGCTATCTTTTCCATAAGATCCGACGTCagtcataataaatttataatttgcgtCTGCAACAGCCATCAAAACAATAGAGTAAAACTGTTTATAATTGAAGAACATACTACCGGATTTTTTTGGACATTTTATCCGAATATGTTTGCCGTCTATACTCCCAACACAATTCGGAAAATTCCAATTTTCATAAAACTCTTGTGCAATTTTTTCGAAATCAGCTATCGTAGGTGTGGGCATATGTTTTTCTttcaatattttccaaattgcTTTACAAATTTCGATAACAATTGAAGACACTGCTGTTTTTGAAATTCTAAAGGTTAAAGCAATTTGCCTAAAAGCTAAACCAGTAGCAAGGTATCtgtgtggaaaaaaaatttggaatatatattgtatttaaaattttaaaatttaactagtgGTGTGTcacagtatttatattttatttttatatttttatatattcatttattttatttatttatttaagttttatattatgtacattattatataatattatataatataagcctcaatttttataactattgaaaGCAAAACTTATGGActaccttgtattacattttcaattctatgaataaaaaaaaatttatacattttgaactacaaaataatttgcaaatattcatgattttgacgaattttttcaatattttaacttcaaatgcttaaaaaaaaatatgtgcctgtgtattttgataattttNNNNNNNNNNNNNNNNNNNNNNNNNNNNNNNNNNNNNNNNNNNNNNNNNNNNNNNNNNNNNNNNNNNNNNNNNNNNNNNNNNNNNNNNNNNNNNNNNNNNGAAACAATCACGGCGAAACAATCGCGGTGAAATGATTGGCGGCGAAACGATCGGCGGCGAAATGCTTGGCGGCGAAATGATCGGCGGCGAAACGGTGGCGGCGAATTGTTCAGTGGCGAAACGGTGGAGGCGAAATGGGGCGGCGAATAGTCTGGCGGCGAAACGATCGCGGCGAAATGAACGGGTCCGGATGTAGTGGGTTGTTGTTGTTCAGTACTGCCCTGTAATCCTGAGATTAGGGGCTGCACTGTTTCAAACCTCACATTTTCGGGGACTAGTCCGCTTTCCCTCAGGTGTTCCTCCAGCCTAACATACACGTCCGACTTCGACCCGGATACACTGAGTCCGCGGGCCGAGCACTCGCTGCGTAACTCCGCCGACGACAACTGTTGTAACGTTTTCCCAgtcattgtataaaattatttcccaATGTGGTCGTTACCCTGTTGTATGGTTGGTGGGTTGCGTTCGTTGCGCGGTGTGTATGTtgtagggtttttttttttttttttacgtaaatttcGCGCGATAGCTAcgacaatttatatatttattattattatgtacagatCAGCTGACGACGGTGCCGCCGTTGCGTACCAAAAATAGAGGTACTGGGTCAACGACCTCGGTGGCGGCTGAACCGGTTTTTGGCCTGCGCGCTCTGTTTTTATCGGCGATAGTGCCGCGGGACGAAAGGTAAGCGTTGGTTGGGGTGGCGGTACGTTATGTAATCGCTTCCCACAGCCGTTTCACGTTTATTCTCGGTTCGCGCGGATTTCCCCTTTTacgtactaaaaatatttattacgtaaTTTAACTTGGGAGTCCTAGCTAACGTGAAGACACACTACTGGTTAAATATCTTAAtactaaagttataatataagcaattaaTCCGAGGTAAGTGTCAGCGTGAAAAATTCTTACCTTTTCGCTGACTTGAGGTGATTCCTCTGCGGGGAGCCAGTTTGACACGGCTACGGCGATGTTGATCGACGCAGTCAGCCGGTCGTCGGGTGTGGAGTGGAAGTAGGATGACACAAACGACACTCGCACTTGAAATTAAGGTACACGTATTTTGGTGTGATATGGCCTGTGGCcggtttattaaaacaatattcaaagttttgaaATCAATGTTAGATTAAATAATCTGCTAATCAAAGTCAACGGATGTCACATATAACGGTGAAACGGTCGCCGGNNNNNNNNNNNNNNNNNNNNNNNNNNNNNNNNNNNNNNNNNNNNNNNNNNTCTGCGGGAGCCAATTTGACGCGGCTACGGCCGGTGTGGGTTCCTGTATGAGGTCCGCGGTAGGCCCGGTCGTACTTCGTGGTGGTGGAGTTGATTTAGGGAGAAACAATGCACAACACaagattttgtttttgtaagtTAATTCAAGCTTTATTACCACAATTACACTGTTAGGTGAATGGACCACTTAGGTCGAACAAACTGTAAAATGCGTATCGTAAATACAGGACACGTTGACAACGTGGTTACAGATATATATATCGGATCGAACGTACGGGGACGTCGAATAACGCGTTTACAGAAATAGGTTCAAATTACGGGGACGTTAAAATAACGTGGCCGGGTCGTACGACGGTTTTTACGAAGCGGGTAGTCGGTGTAACGGTTGACGTCGAAGAGAGCGAGCTACCGGCGGCCGGTACTCGTCTTGCGCGACTCGCCTTCCCGTCCCGCCTTGTGCCTTTTGTGGCGTGGTGGGAGAGTTGGCGATGTCGCGCTGTAGCCCGTGGTGGCGGTTGACAAAAGCATAGACCGGTCGCTGCGGTACCTGTACTTTGTACTGGTTGCCGCTGCGTACCGTGTCAAATTATACTCaaccaaaattcaaaaactgaTTAAAAAAACAGTTGAGTATTATTAGTCGATTTACaaggtaaaaacaatatttcataaaaatttcaaagtatataaatacttttttaaagtataattgtatttttgctCAAATACTTATTTAGCTTGAGTATTCAAATACGATAATACGTAATATGGTAGGACCCTTACTCGACtacttatcaataataaaacaatccttttctgtaaaatattaattaagtatattatgtataatgtattttatttttttacgagtaatagaatttattgtgttatttaaaatacaattgtatattcaataaaaaataaattaataggtaggtaattatcaaataataaaaaatgaattaggtacaatacaatttttatttttttattattgattatcaaAATTGCAGATTGTCTTAAAATCGATGAATGAAATAAATGCCATGTGATTAAATGAACATGAATCAAAATTATACAGCAGTAAtacttacaaattgttttttgtgatgtataatgtaggtattttgttaaaaattaaaatacatttagttttatagcatgaaatataaatgtatttgtatagtatGTATGTTATACACTAGTACTAAGTAATAAGTGTTAATTGTATatcaaaattatgtaaaattacttgtttaaatttaaaagtttaaacattaaaatattatgctgattcatttgttttaaagcttttattattaccttcaataaataaaacatacctaTGAGAAAATTATTGATCCAAAAGGTTACCAAATTAATAGTgtttgaaaaactaaattttctatttgttaTAGTAAAGGGaacgaattttaatttagtataaaatcaaaaaatttaaatatatatttgtttattaggtacctacttaataaatatttatttataaatgtataatattcaaacatttaaattgaaaataaaatagaattattgaataattaatttaaaaaaattttttaattcatcatagtTTTCCCGTGAGAAACGACATGtaacttgaaattttcaaatttaaagtgaCAAATGAAACGTATACATACATCGAAAACTTTCTGGTACTAttactacataaaaatatttatttaaattgaaatccgttctatagttataatattatgcaattcaAAAAGTATTGATTGTACCTAGGAACTACATTTTCAACAGATGTTATTATTGTCGttcatgatataatttttaaaatatttcaattcattttaagctatttaaatagggatttgaattttttgattttttttgcttagttaaaaatcttaaaaatagagtaggtacctacgagaTACTACGTAAGTTGTTCTTatagctatatgcctatataaaaatattaaaacacacgaggacaattttttttataagcatttgaagtttaaatttgattgaaattagatatattttaaataaagaataccagttttagtaattttgttataaaatataaaatataatttgaggGGACTTGAAACtgcattttatgaatataactagctgatcccgtgcacttcgttgtccttaaaaaattacaacttatgACTGTTTAACTCCTTTTGGATGCAACACAACCTCTTTGGTAGGTAATTTTGGAGGGTAAAGAACACTTTACGACCTATTCtcatacctaccaaatatacaACGGTCGAACTGTTtcgtataaatataggtacgttaattgaagataattattttcgttACGCGGTTCGCCGAGTTACCACCATGAttttgtacctgatctgcccgattaaccaataataaataaatagggtAAGGCGGGGCAAGATGACGAATGGGGAAAGATGACGAATTcagtatttatcattatttatcataGATAGCAGCACATCGCAGCACGTATAATGGCTCCCTGGTGATTGATAATGTTAGTCACTATGATAAACAAGCTTGCGTCAATTTTGAAGAAAGATGTGATAAGAAGTTAATGCACAGCGTATTTGATTGTAATTTTCGTGCTTGAAAACGCAGCGAATAAACTTTGTAtggtaagttttttaatttctttactATAATATTCGAAATGTActacttaataattacctattcatACGAGAACCATCTCTTTAAAAATAGTTCTGGTTAATGATAAACATTGTTTCCATAAAAACAGCAGGCGGGGAAAGTTGACGAATTTTCAGCGGGGAAAGATGACGAGTAATTTTAAATTCGTCATCTTACCCCACATGCctttttgaatatttgtttattttattttaagatattctATGCCACAGTCGATTGATTTTATCTTTGGGGTATTTGTGATTGCAATACTAATTGAATGGTGTATTTGGTTTTATGATTGGTCTAAAAATACATCTGTTatgttacttatatattatatatgtattgcataatattatcgtctaataaattaaattaaattaatctaatattcttagaagtatttaattaaaaagttatttatacattataagtaaataccagattttgcataaaatgcaTGTTGTAATCTACAACATGATATAGATGCAGTAAATAAGTGTCCACAAATCATTActtgattaattaaatatcaacattttatactgcatatttttgaatatttaaataaaaaatacagattATAGGTCCTATTTATATCACTAATGTATCatctactatttaattttaataaaatattttttttgcaatgcatcaatgattaaaaattaaattacaatttaacaaattaaatttttgtattgtaatctgctatattaataaattatgcatcttaatttttatttatgaacattttaataaatttaataaataattatcactacaaaattaatataaaattgaacctTTATTTTGCGCATgttatgcatttttttcttgcatattttgaccttttttagtgcatgtttgcaagcatattttacaatttaaaatgcatataaatttggtctttaattataagtaaatatatacatatgttctacaattcattttttttcgggTGATAGGTGATAGGTGGTTCAAGCAACAATATGCCACGAAAATACGAGCGTACTAGTGTCAGGAAATCGTGGGAAAATAAGGATATGGAGGTAGCTATATTAGATGTGACACGTAAAGTTTTAAGTGTAAATGCTGCagcattaaaatacaaaatacctgAGCCTACACTGAggagatatttaaaaaaaaggatcCATCCTTTAGAAGGAGAAGAGTTTAGAATAGAATTTCCCCAAAATTTAGGAAGATTCAAAAAAACCTTTTCTGCAGCACAAGTTGAAGAGCTGAAGCAATACGTGACTGATATTGATAAAAGAGCATTTGGCCTATCACGAAAGCAATTCGCTAATGTATGTTTCGATTATGCAGAAAAAAATGGCGTGACCCATAgatttaatactgaaaaaaaaagtgcGGGCGAAGGCTTCATTAGGGAATTCATGAGAGAATGCGGACTGACTATGAGAAAACCTGAGTCTACATCAGTCGCTCGGCTCATGGCATTTAACCGAGTCAACGTCAGCAATTTTTTTGAGTTGCTTAGAGATGTCAGATTAAAATACTCTTTTACAGCTGAACAAATATACAACGTTGACGAGACAGGATTTTCCACTGTGGCAACGAAAACTCCGAAGGTCATCACCCCTGTAGGTACCCGCCGAGTAATTAAAATTTCTTCAGCAGAACGTGGGGTCACAGTTACGTGTGTGTGCGCCATGAGCGCCACTGGATATTACATCCctccattttttatttatccgaGGGTAAGGATGAATCCGAAATTTTTAGAGGGTGCTCCACCAGGCTCAGCAGCAGTTCCGCATATCTCAGGATGGATGACAGCTACCAACTTTGTCAactatttgaaacatttttcatCACACACTCGCCCAAGTACTCAACGTCCCGTTCTTCTTCTCATGGATAATCACGCCTCTCATGTTACCCTTGAAGCTATAACATTTTGTAGGGAGAATGGAATAGTAATGCTCGGCTTCCCACCTCACACTAGCCACCGATTGCAGCCTCTGGATGTGGGGTTTTATGGGCCTCTGAAAACATCCTACAGTCAGGCGTGTGACGATTTTCTGGTATCAAACCCAGGCATATGTATATCTATAACAcatataccaaaaatatttggtaCAGCTTATTTAAAGGTTGCCACTATCCAGACAGCTGTTAATGCATTCAGAGCAACAGGGATTGAACCATATGACAGTAACATTTTCAGGGATGAAGATTTTCAGCCATCATTGACTACTGATATTCAGTCTGTTGAATCTACTGCTCCTGCCTTTGAGCGTCAGccagaaatattatttgaaaatactaaTTCTGCAATATCGCCTACTGCCAATGATTCTTTTGAAAATCAGCACCCTCAACCACAAACAGAGCTGACACCATCTACTTCTTCAGCCTTGTCTCCACTACCAGTGGCAAGTAAAAAGACTGCTAGAAAACCTAGGAAGAAGTTGCCATCGTTTCTTTTATCAGGAACTCCTGTAAAAGAAGCGTTGGAACAGAAAAGGAAGGAACAAGAAGAGAAAGAGCTAAAAAGACAAAAAAGATTGACTGAGaagtcaaaaaaaaagaaagcaCGACGTCAGTTGGACTTCCCTTCATCTTCAGACGACGAGCCATCTATTCCTGTACCATATATTGACACTGATGATGATATGGACCCGCCTGAAGAAGAAGATAAATTGTGCATCATATGTTCTGAAGAAGGCAAGGACGAACTGTAGTACCAGTGCTATAAGTGCTTCAAGTGGGCTCATTCTGAGTGTTCTGGATGGGATCAGATACAGGCCAGCCATAGGCCGTATAAATGTGACTTCTGCTCTTAACCTTAcacttaattttaaagtttcaaaGTTTAATTAAGTTCTGTATTGTTACTTACTGATAaaggtttttattatgtttttgttttattaagttCTGTATAAAAGTAACTTGTTACgaaaagaatttttattatgttttaaaatcctagttttgtttttgttttatgaagTTCTGTATTAAAGTTACTCGTTAATAaaggtttttattatgttttgaaatcCCAGTTTTTGTTCGTCATCTTACACCATACCATGCGTCATCTTACCCCAGCCATGGGGTAAGATGacgaaaattacattttctaggGAAACCCGTATTTCGTCAATTTAAAGATGAAATAGtcaattgaaaacaattttaaataataagcaaGATGTGAAAGAAATTCTCATACAGATTTCAGTTCTTAAATGTAATTACAGTGGCCAGGAAAAATCGTAGGAGCTTAACATCGTCATCTTACCCCATCTTACcctactaatttctactaattatttctcttataagttataacttataaccaatTAATAGCAATCagttacaaacaaaaatttccaccgtaaatctcaaaattcccgttaGAGCACCTCCCCTGGTTGGACCTAGGAgggttaaaaataattgtctacCTATTCTCTTACAGTCAAACCCACCacatgtataagaaaaaatgcattaaaatcgGTCGAGCCGTTACGGAGGAGTTCATACACTAACACCGTGACACGAGATGACGTGACATTAgaaacctaatttattttttaccacatatttttgaacaaatcacataataatataatattctagtgGCCTACTCAATGTCAAAGTAGGTACATTTGAAACCTACTAGCTATTGTACGTCAGTTCAGCCCTTCGGTAATCGGTTACATACTTTCCCcctttttcaattaattatgtatttatcatttgataatttattttagacaaagaatcgacattttaataattagtaattacctacccacttataaattaaaatgtatatcacagtaaatagttacataataattatatataggaactttgataataggtataaatattatagtaaacatgGGCCGAGATGTTCAAACCattgattttaacaaaatagtgcatttttatttcataggtaaatcaaataatttatcatattataataatgtaaacctATAgggataaaaagtaaaaatcaatacttaaatataaaaatacataaatacataatattattttaatttatactatatatagccGACAATCGTGAATATTTGTGGTTACTTACCTACAGACGATAGAAGATAGAACTCAATTAAGACGTAGGTTaactttgtaaatatttttttattttttacagcaaAAACTTTTGcaacaattaaatttgtaaacgatatgaattatttaatttattacttaatttacagtaaaagaacaaaggttaataaataatagcaattatATGGATTGTCATCTATTCATTAGCAGATTAATTTACTGTTGACGTCCGTTCGAGTCGAATGCTAACCGCTCTGTGACAAGTCATTAGTCAACGAACGttggtaataatgtaatatacaagaCAAACATAGCTCAGTGATTCAATTATTGTGATTTAGACGTGCATAGTTCGTCCGCTAGGCGCTCAGAGCATGTCTTAATAAAGTGATGCACCCATATGTGGGTTATgcaaaaaaagatatttttaacttcCATATCAGTCGAAAACATAGTATGgccacagaatataataatgtatggcCAGGGGCGTATACAAGGGGGGGGGATGTGGGGGTCAGATCCCCCCCACaggcctttttttaaattttataaaatagtgttcttaatgcagtcttgtaaaagatactttttaatttgtatttaaatacagatacaaatacatacattcagaaagtatttaaaatacatttcaaatacttttaaaaaaaaacatttaagaacaaaatataaatactcgccatgtatttaaatacttttcaaatacttttttttaatttttcttttctactAGTTAGTTtgctaaattaattttgtaatttctaatttaaaattgtcatgaTACATTcacctacctaggtattattAGAACTTTCTGTACCACTTTCAATTGGACGGTGTTTGTGAGAAAGGGCATAAGTCAAAACTCGCTAGTTTTCAGGAgacacaaaaaatgtataattcaaaagggttttacttataattattaattattttttaattaatacagtttgttttttaatagattttttaaaatcaatataaatatttttaatttattgttttattatttttaatgacttgTGACCATTATCATATCGAATTTAACAATTACATGACTTGTGCCTTTTCTCACATATTGACTTGTTTCTAATCGCacacaaattaaatcaaaatttttgtgATTAAGGACAcatgtcataaatataataatgatattatattatattttttcacaacaTATACCATTTTTATAACTCCATaccatttacaaaaataattcattggCAGGCAgcacaaaaacataaattataaaatacttattcccttaaacatatataaaagaacatataataattagaaatgtATTGAGATATCaatggtttatttattaaacacttgcaatatacttaaaataatatttattaatataaaaacataattaaaaacaaaatatgtatattataaattttttaacttattagaaaaaaaaacagatttgtaatatgacaatatgataaaaatagatataactCTGTAAgctatatttaactattaatatacaatataaatcattatttaaaaaacttttaaacaacTAACCtttaaacagaaaataataactcctacaaacataacaaataaagttaatttattaaataatttttaaaaaataattagaaattaaaaataatgtagaaatataataattgtataagtaaattgctaataaataacaatttaacaatctcagggaacataaataaaaatgtacttgtagttataaagaaattaatgatataaaataaaattaatataaaaaattaatcattttcttCATCTGACACTATAGggtcatttatattttgtttagtttttaaattttgataaaaactatGAAAAGTTTCAggaataaattttaaaagagaAAGTAGATCCTTTTTCTTTTCTTCGGTGATA from Acyrthosiphon pisum isolate AL4f unplaced genomic scaffold, pea_aphid_22Mar2018_4r6ur Scaffold_21470;HRSCAF=24066, whole genome shotgun sequence encodes the following:
- the LOC100571979 gene encoding uncharacterized protein LOC100571979 produces the protein MPRKYERTSVRKSWENKDMEVAILDVTRKVLSVNAAALKYKIPEPTLRRYLKKRIHPLEGEEFRIEFPQNLGRFKKTFSAAQVEELKQYVTDIDKRAFGLSRKQFANVCFDYAEKNGVTHRFNTEKKSAGEGFIREFMRECGLTMRKPESTSVARLMAFNRVNVSNFFELLRDVRLKYSFTAEQIYNVDETGFSTVATKTPKVITPVGTRRVIKISSAERGVTVTCVCAMSATGYYIPPFFIYPRVRMNPKFLEGAPPGSAAVPHISGWMTATNFVNYLKHFSSHTRPSTQRPVLLLMDNHASHVTLEAITFCRENGIVMLGFPPHTSHRLQPLDVGFYGPLKTSYSQACDDFLVSNPGICISITHIPKIFGTAYLKVATIQTAVNAFRATGIEPYDSNIFRDEDFQPSLTTDIQSVESTAPAFERQPEILFENTNSAISPTANDSFENQHPQPQTELTPSTSSALSPLPVASKKTARKPRKKLPSFLLSGTPVKEALEQKRKEQEEKELKRQKRLTEKSKKKKARRQLDFPSSSDDEPSIPVPYIDTDDDMDPPEEEDKLCIICSEEGKDEL
- the LOC115034900 gene encoding uncharacterized protein LOC115034900; this translates as MTGKTLQQLSSAELRSECSARGLSVSGSKSDVYVRLEEHLRESGLVPENVRYLATGLAFRQIALTFRISKTAVSSIVIEICKAIWKILKEKHMPTPTIADFEKIAQEFYENWNFPNCVGSIDGKHIRIKCPKKSGSMFFNYKQFYSIVLMAVADANYKFIMTDVGSYGKDSDGAFPLRTYMMRPYPRRLLNDENKSYFNYRLSRARMTIECAFDIAAAKFRILQKSIETKVDNADHIVKAICMLHNVIIDLEKKE